A window of Xylophilus sp. GW821-FHT01B05 contains these coding sequences:
- a CDS encoding MBL fold metallo-hydrolase translates to MKFSTITSRAVLAVSLAFVGTFVAVAPAQAAAPMQHKQAPGFYRAMIGGYEVTALHDGGAGIDSSLLHGDPALIQSLLARSFQNDPKNVSATVQGYLVNTGSKLVLIDAGAGGHWGGPALGKLVQNLKASGYKPEQVDLVLLTHLHADHAGGIYKDGKRVFANATVMMKKADADFWLSKEIMAKAPEEAKIFFTVAQDAAAPYIAAGKWKPYESMDAIVPGITPYAIPGHTPGHTGYTISSKGESLLVWGDVAHVGAVQMPHPEVSIVFDSDSESAVKTREALLVTLAADKTMIAAAHMPFPGLGRVRKDDTGAGYDWVPATFRDLK, encoded by the coding sequence ATGAAATTCTCCACCATCACTTCGCGTGCCGTGCTCGCGGTATCGCTGGCATTCGTTGGCACCTTCGTTGCGGTAGCACCGGCCCAAGCTGCAGCGCCGATGCAGCACAAGCAGGCTCCGGGCTTCTATCGCGCGATGATTGGCGGCTATGAAGTCACCGCGCTCCATGACGGCGGCGCCGGCATTGACTCCAGCCTTCTGCATGGCGATCCAGCGCTCATCCAGTCCCTCCTGGCGCGCTCCTTCCAAAACGATCCCAAGAACGTCTCGGCCACCGTCCAAGGCTACCTCGTCAACACCGGCTCCAAGCTCGTTCTCATCGATGCTGGTGCAGGCGGCCACTGGGGCGGCCCCGCGCTGGGCAAGCTCGTACAGAACTTGAAGGCCTCCGGCTACAAGCCGGAGCAGGTTGACCTGGTGCTGCTGACCCATCTTCACGCTGACCATGCCGGCGGAATCTACAAAGACGGGAAACGCGTCTTCGCGAACGCGACCGTGATGATGAAGAAGGCCGACGCCGATTTCTGGCTATCGAAGGAAATCATGGCCAAGGCCCCGGAAGAAGCAAAAATCTTCTTCACGGTGGCACAGGATGCCGCCGCGCCTTACATCGCTGCAGGCAAATGGAAGCCGTACGAAAGCATGGACGCAATCGTCCCCGGCATCACGCCGTATGCCATTCCCGGCCACACGCCCGGTCACACCGGCTACACGATTTCCTCGAAGGGTGAGTCGCTGCTGGTCTGGGGCGACGTAGCTCATGTTGGGGCCGTCCAGATGCCACACCCAGAAGTCAGCATCGTCTTCGACTCGGACAGCGAATCGGCTGTCAAGACACGTGAAGCCCTTCTGGTGACACTCGCTGCGGACAAAACGATGATCGCCGCCGCCCACATGCCGTTCCCTGGCCTGGGCCGTGTTCGCAAGGACGACACCGGCGCTGGCTACGACTGGGTGCCGGCGACCTTCCGCGACCTGAAGTGA